The proteins below come from a single Rosa rugosa chromosome 2, drRosRugo1.1, whole genome shotgun sequence genomic window:
- the LOC133734004 gene encoding delta(12)-acyl-lipid-desaturase-like: MGADTKFEEPKTTGQRLPISTPPFTLSQLKKAVPPHCFKRSLLRSFSYVIYDLTLVFLFYHIATSYFHLIPHPLSYIAWPVYWILQGCILTGVWVIAHECGHHAFSDYQLLDDVVGLVLHSALLVPYFSWKYSHRRHHSNTGSMERDEVFVPKPKSKIPWYNKYFNNPPGRLISIVFTLTLGWPLYLAFNVSGRPYDRFACHYDPYGPIFSDRETVQIYISDLGILVTASVLYRIAMAKGLAWLVCVYGVPLLITNGFLVLITYLQHTHPSLPHYDTSEWDWLRGALSTVDRDYGVLNKVFHNITDTHVVHHLFSTMPHYNAMEATIAVKPILGDYYGFDGTPIYKALWREAKECLYVEPDEDAPNTKGVFWYRNNF, encoded by the exons ATGGGAGCAGATACCAAGTTCGAAGAGCCAAAAACGACTGGTCAAAGGCTGCCGATTTCGACGCCTCCCTTCACTCTGAGCCAACTGAAGAAAGCCGTACCTCCACATTGCTTCAAGCGCTCTCTCCTCCGCTCCTTCTCTTATGTCATCTACGACCTCACCTTGGTGTTTCTCTTCTACCACATCGCCACCTCTTACTTCCACCTCATCCCTCATCCCCTCTCCTACATCGCATGGCCAGTCTACTGGATCCTCCAGGGCTGCATCCTCACCGGCGTGTGGGTCATCGCGCATGAGTGTGGCCACCACGCCTTCAGTGACTACCAGCTCCTAGACGACGTCGTTGGCCTTGTTCTTCACTCGGCTCTGTTGGTCCCGTACTTCTCCTGGAAATACAGTCACAGGCGCCACCACTCCAACACGGGATCGATGGAGAGGGATGAAGTGTTTGTTCCTAAACCCAAATCCAAGATCCCATG GTACAACAAATACTTCAACAACCCACCAGGCAGGTTGATCAGTATTGTCTTCACCCTCACACTCGGTTGGCCGTTGTACTTGGCATTTAACGTGTCGGGTCGACCCTACGACCGTTTTGCCTGCCACTATGACCCTTACGGTCCTATATTTTCCGACCGAGAAACCGTTCAAATATATATCTCGGATCTCGGAATTTTGGTCACAGCTTCTGTGCTGTACCGCATTGCAATGGCTAAGGGATTGGCTTGGCTTGTATGTGTTTATGGGGTGCCCTTACTAATAACAAACGGGTTTCTTGTGCTGATCACATATTTGCAGCACACTCACCCATCACTGCCGCACTATGACACGTCGGAGTGGGATTGGTTGAGAGGAGCTTTGTCCACTGTGGATAGAGACTATGGGGTGCTCAATAAGGTTTTCCATAATATTACAGACACACATGTTGTTCATCATCTCTTCTCCACGATGCCACACTATAATGCAATGGAGGCCACAATAGCAGTGAAGCCTATATTGGGAGATTACTATGGTTTTGATGGGACTCCGATTTACAAGGCTTTGTGGAGGGAGGCTAAGGAGTGCCTTTATGTTGAACCGGATGAAGATGCTCCTAATACCAAAGGTGTTTTTTGGTACCGGAATAACTTCTGA